The Mycolicibacterium parafortuitum nucleotide sequence ACGGGTATCGCCGATCCGTCTGACGATATCGCCGATTCCGACACAATCTGCCGGATCTGGTCATACGTTCTTCCCAGGTTGTCACACCAGACGGTCAGGAGTCCGCATGACGATCAGCACCTCCGTTCAGAACGTGTTCGACGCCGGGTTACCGACGCTGACCTACGACCTGGCCGCCACTCCCGCCGAGGTGTGGCCGGACCTGCGCGACGCGCAGCGCGCCGCACCGATCGCGATCGGCCCGCTCGGCCCCGAGGTGCTCTCCTACGAGATGGCGCGGGCGATCCTGCGCGACACCCGCTTCAAGGTTCCACCGGGCATCAACCTCGCCGCCCAAGGTGTCACGTCGGGACCCTTGTTCGACAAGGTGATGTCGAGCCTGCTGTGCCTGGAGGGCGCCGAACATCAGCGGCTGCGCAAGCTGGTGTCGAAGGCGTTCACCCCTCGGGCCACCGAACGACTGCAGGACACGATCGTCGAGGTGTTCTCGGATCTCGTCGATCAGGTCGCCGATGCGGGCCGGTGCGACCTGGTGGCCGACGTCGCTCGGCCGTATCCGATCCCGATCATCTGCGCGCTCCTCGGGGCGCCCCGCGAGGACTGGCGGCTGTTCTCCGAGTGGGCCGAGGGCGTCATCCGCGGCTTCAGCTTCAGCACCGATATCGCCGCCATTCAGGACGAGGTGATGCGGGCGTGGCTCGGACTGGACGACTATGTCGACGAGATGGTCGAGCACCGACGCGCGCACCTGACCGACGACCTGCTCTCCGACCTGATCCGCGCCGAGGACGACGGTGATCGGTTGACGAAAGCCGAGCTGAAGATGCTCGCGTCGAGCCTGCTGATGGCGGGCACCGACACCACCCGCAACCAACTGCCCGCGTCCGTCCAGAT carries:
- a CDS encoding cytochrome P450, yielding MTISTSVQNVFDAGLPTLTYDLAATPAEVWPDLRDAQRAAPIAIGPLGPEVLSYEMARAILRDTRFKVPPGINLAAQGVTSGPLFDKVMSSLLCLEGAEHQRLRKLVSKAFTPRATERLQDTIVEVFSDLVDQVADAGRCDLVADVARPYPIPIICALLGAPREDWRLFSEWAEGVIRGFSFSTDIAAIQDEVMRAWLGLDDYVDEMVEHRRAHLTDDLLSDLIRAEDDGDRLTKAELKMLASSLLMAGTDTTRNQLPASVQMLCEQPDQWALLTDRPDLAMRAVDETMRLSPVVCGTPRIVSHDVEFGGFVFPANTFVFVNIFAANRDPAVYADAERLNLDRESAPPILTFSGGAHYCLGANLARRELAEALRILAGRWSNPRLCGDVPWKPMLGLTGPTELQLEFDA